Proteins from a genomic interval of Stenotrophomonas maltophilia R551-3:
- the dcp gene encoding peptidyl-dipeptidase Dcp translates to MSRTVVLAAAISLALAACSGKESTPVSDAQKAPAQQPAEASTNPLLSASTLPFQAPQFDKIKDSDYLPAFEEGMRQHLADVRKIADNPEPATFDNTLVAMERSGETLNRVSRIFFGLVQADGTEARQKIQEDIAPKLAAHQDEINLDPKLFARVKSLYDQRDTLELDPVQKRLVEHYYDGLVRAGAQLSDADKASLRKLNVEETTLSTQFHTRLVAATAAAAVVVDDKAKLAGLDDNAINNAASAAKDRKLDGKFLLPLQNTTQQPVLGSLTDRDQRAAVLKASETRAERGDANDTRQTVQRLAQLRAQKAKLLGFDTFADYQLGDQMAKTPAAALKLLTDTVPAATVKARAEAGEIQKVIDAQKGGFQVAASDWDFYAEQVRKAKYDLDESQIKPYFELDNVLQNGVFYAATQLYGITFKPRTDIPTYNPDMKVYEVFDKDGTSLALFYTDYFKRDTKSGGAWMDVFVEQDGLTGAKPVVYNVCNFTKPADGQPALISFDDVTTMFHEFGHALHGMFSNVKYPSIAGTATSRDFVEFPSQFNEHWALDPKVFANYAKHYKTGEAMPQELVDKILKARSFNQGYATTEYLSAALLDLAWHTQKADAPLQDVGAFEASALKKFKVDLPQVPPRYRTTYFDHIWGGGYSAGYYAYFWAEVLDHDAYQWFTEHGGLTAANGQEFRDKILSRGNSVELSTLYRDFRGKDPSVEPLLKFRGLK, encoded by the coding sequence ATGTCGCGTACCGTAGTCCTGGCCGCCGCCATCAGCCTGGCGCTGGCGGCCTGTTCCGGCAAGGAGTCCACCCCCGTGTCCGATGCCCAGAAAGCCCCTGCCCAGCAGCCGGCCGAAGCCTCCACCAACCCGCTGCTGAGCGCCAGCACGCTGCCGTTCCAGGCGCCGCAGTTCGACAAGATCAAGGACAGCGACTACCTGCCGGCCTTCGAAGAAGGCATGCGCCAGCACCTGGCCGATGTCCGCAAGATCGCTGACAACCCTGAGCCGGCCACCTTCGACAACACGCTGGTGGCGATGGAGCGCAGCGGCGAGACCCTGAACCGCGTGTCGCGCATCTTCTTCGGCCTGGTCCAGGCCGACGGCACCGAAGCGCGCCAGAAGATCCAGGAAGACATCGCACCGAAGCTGGCCGCGCACCAGGACGAGATCAACCTCGACCCGAAGCTGTTCGCGCGCGTGAAGTCGCTGTACGACCAGCGTGACACGCTGGAGCTGGACCCGGTGCAGAAGCGCCTGGTCGAGCATTACTACGACGGCCTGGTGCGCGCCGGCGCGCAGCTGTCCGACGCCGACAAGGCGAGCCTGCGCAAGCTCAACGTGGAAGAGACCACCCTCTCCACCCAGTTCCACACCCGCCTGGTGGCCGCTACCGCCGCTGCCGCCGTGGTCGTCGACGATAAGGCCAAGCTGGCCGGCCTGGACGACAATGCGATCAACAACGCTGCGTCTGCCGCCAAGGATCGCAAGCTGGATGGCAAGTTCCTGCTGCCGCTGCAGAACACCACCCAGCAGCCGGTGCTCGGTTCGCTGACCGACCGTGACCAGCGCGCCGCTGTGCTGAAGGCTTCGGAAACCCGCGCCGAGCGTGGCGATGCCAACGACACCCGGCAGACCGTGCAGCGCCTGGCCCAGCTGCGTGCGCAGAAGGCCAAGCTGCTCGGCTTCGACACCTTCGCCGACTACCAGCTGGGCGACCAGATGGCCAAGACCCCGGCCGCTGCGCTCAAGCTGCTGACCGACACCGTGCCGGCCGCCACTGTCAAGGCGCGTGCCGAAGCCGGCGAGATCCAGAAGGTGATCGACGCGCAGAAGGGTGGTTTCCAGGTCGCCGCTTCGGACTGGGACTTCTACGCCGAGCAGGTGCGCAAGGCCAAGTACGATCTGGACGAGTCGCAGATCAAGCCGTACTTCGAACTGGACAACGTGCTGCAGAACGGCGTCTTCTACGCCGCTACCCAGCTGTACGGCATCACCTTCAAGCCGCGTACCGACATTCCGACCTACAACCCGGACATGAAGGTGTACGAAGTGTTCGACAAGGATGGCACCTCGCTGGCCCTGTTCTACACCGACTACTTCAAGCGTGACACCAAGTCCGGCGGCGCGTGGATGGATGTGTTCGTCGAACAGGACGGTCTGACCGGTGCCAAGCCGGTGGTCTACAACGTCTGCAACTTCACCAAGCCGGCCGACGGCCAGCCTGCGCTGATCAGCTTCGACGACGTCACCACGATGTTCCATGAGTTCGGCCATGCGCTGCACGGCATGTTCTCGAACGTGAAGTACCCGTCGATCGCCGGTACCGCCACCTCGCGCGATTTCGTCGAGTTCCCCTCGCAGTTCAACGAGCACTGGGCGCTGGATCCGAAGGTGTTCGCCAACTACGCCAAGCACTACAAGACCGGCGAGGCGATGCCGCAGGAACTGGTCGACAAGATCCTCAAGGCACGCAGCTTCAACCAGGGCTACGCGACCACCGAGTACCTGTCGGCCGCACTGCTCGACCTGGCTTGGCACACGCAGAAGGCTGACGCCCCGCTGCAGGATGTTGGCGCTTTTGAGGCCAGCGCGCTGAAGAAGTTCAAGGTCGACCTGCCGCAGGTGCCGCCGCGTTACCGCACCACCTACTTCGACCACATCTGGGGTGGCGGCTACTCGGCCGGTTACTACGCCTACTTCTGGGCCGAGGTGCTGGACCATGACGCCTACCAGTGGTTCACCGAACACGGTGGCCTGACCGCGGCCAACGGCCAGGAGTTCCGCGACAAGATCCTCTCGCGCGGCAACAGCGTGGAACTGTCGACCCTGTACCGCGATTTCCGCGGCAAGGACCCGTCGGTGGAGCCACTGCTGAAGTTCCGCGGGCTGAAATAA
- a CDS encoding 3-dehydroquinate dehydratase encodes MSIFIIRGPEAAGALIRTAMPLPAPVLKSLVHRAIDAGTSVAIRACGSEQELLDALRVADHSRGEVTLLDPGACANSLRLQRLLPYLHNAYVEVHDDGAVAEPCLPAGVGQRLGIAAGYGAQSYVLALDIALDHLGLAEQANRVHVGT; translated from the coding sequence ATGTCGATCTTCATCATCCGTGGCCCGGAAGCGGCCGGTGCGCTGATCCGCACGGCAATGCCGTTGCCGGCACCGGTACTCAAGTCACTGGTGCATCGCGCGATCGACGCCGGTACCAGCGTCGCGATCCGTGCCTGCGGTTCGGAACAGGAGCTGCTGGACGCGCTGCGCGTGGCCGACCACAGTCGCGGCGAAGTGACGCTGCTGGATCCGGGTGCGTGTGCCAACAGCCTGCGCCTGCAGCGGCTGCTGCCGTACCTGCACAACGCCTACGTGGAAGTGCATGACGACGGCGCGGTGGCCGAGCCGTGCCTGCCGGCGGGTGTCGGCCAGCGCCTGGGCATCGCCGCTGGTTACGGTGCGCAGAGCTATGTGCTGGCGCTGGATATCGCGCTGGACCACCTGGGCCTGGCCGAGCAGGCGAACCGGGTACATGTGGGGACGTAA
- the lepB gene encoding signal peptidase I: protein MDAVARPPFSERALVWLKKEALPLLVMLGLLAAARDTLANHYVVPSGSMQPTLQPGDRVVVDMRAYGLRLPFTGKELMATGTPQRGEVAVFDSPADGTRLIKRVAAVAGDHVQLREGHLSINGQPLQIADLQDVEAFGDRHASLDLDMGGGPDIADLVVPDGKVLVLGDHRGNSFDGRFFGFVDADKVYGRAVAVYYRRGAGFEWQRL from the coding sequence ATGGATGCTGTTGCCCGCCCCCCGTTTTCCGAACGCGCGCTGGTCTGGCTGAAGAAGGAGGCGCTGCCGTTGCTGGTGATGCTTGGCCTGCTCGCCGCCGCCCGCGATACCCTCGCCAACCACTACGTGGTGCCCAGCGGCTCGATGCAGCCGACCCTGCAGCCCGGCGACCGGGTGGTGGTGGACATGCGCGCCTATGGCCTGCGCCTGCCGTTTACCGGCAAGGAACTGATGGCGACCGGCACCCCGCAGCGCGGCGAAGTGGCGGTATTCGACTCGCCGGCCGACGGCACCCGCCTGATCAAGCGCGTGGCTGCAGTGGCCGGTGATCATGTGCAGCTGCGCGAAGGCCATCTGAGCATCAACGGCCAGCCGCTGCAGATCGCCGACCTGCAGGACGTGGAAGCCTTCGGCGACCGCCATGCCAGCCTCGACCTGGACATGGGCGGCGGCCCGGACATCGCTGACCTGGTGGTGCCGGACGGCAAGGTACTGGTGCTGGGTGACCACCGTGGCAACAGCTTCGATGGCCGCTTCTTCGGCTTCGTCGACGCCGACAAGGTCTATGGGCGCGCCGTGGCGGTGTACTACCGCCGGGGTGCCGGCTTCGAATGGCAGCGTCTGTAA
- a CDS encoding MFS transporter has protein sequence MTGETVVAVEGRPSTVDSIAETRIQQGTPAFRRTALALFLAGFSTFGLLYTVQPLLPEFSRHFGVSAAGSAMSLSLTTGTLAVAMLLAGLLSDAVGRRPMMIVALLASATLSLCTALVDDWTTLLVLRTLLGLALSGVPAVAMTYLVEEMDSRALGLAMGLYIGGNAIGGMSGRLLAGIIADHWGWRWGIGVVSIIAIASTVLLWLQLPPSRHFHPRRDGLRQLPSRWRTLFADPGLPWLFATSFVLMGVFVTLYNYLGYHLLAPPYHLSQTVVGLIFSVYLVGTFSSAWMGQQATRYGRGRILSISFALIGAGIVLLAMPWLSAMALGIALVTFGFFGGHSVASSWVGSRAGAMRAEASALYLFAYYLGSSVLGAVGGLAYAAWDWLGVCVFAAVLTLIGGGIVWALQQRAQQPLTA, from the coding sequence ATGACTGGCGAAACCGTGGTGGCCGTCGAAGGCCGCCCCTCCACCGTCGATTCCATCGCCGAGACCCGCATCCAGCAGGGCACACCGGCCTTCCGCCGCACCGCGCTCGCGTTGTTCCTGGCCGGTTTCTCCACCTTCGGCCTGCTCTACACGGTGCAGCCGCTGCTGCCGGAGTTCAGCCGTCATTTCGGCGTGTCCGCCGCCGGCAGCGCGATGTCGCTGTCGTTGACCACCGGCACGCTGGCAGTGGCGATGCTGCTGGCCGGCCTGCTCTCCGATGCGGTCGGCCGCCGCCCGATGATGATCGTCGCGCTGCTGGCCTCGGCCACGCTGTCGCTGTGCACGGCACTGGTGGATGACTGGACCACGCTGCTGGTACTGCGCACCCTGCTCGGCCTGGCGTTGAGCGGCGTGCCGGCAGTGGCGATGACCTACCTGGTCGAGGAAATGGACAGCCGCGCGCTGGGCCTGGCGATGGGCCTGTACATCGGCGGCAATGCCATTGGTGGCATGAGCGGGCGCCTGCTGGCCGGCATCATCGCCGACCACTGGGGCTGGCGCTGGGGCATCGGCGTCGTCTCAATCATCGCCATCGCCAGTACCGTCCTGCTCTGGCTGCAGCTGCCGCCGTCGCGCCACTTCCACCCGCGCCGCGATGGCCTGCGCCAATTGCCGTCGCGCTGGCGCACGCTGTTCGCCGACCCGGGCCTGCCGTGGCTGTTCGCTACCTCGTTCGTGCTGATGGGCGTGTTCGTCACCCTCTACAACTATCTCGGCTATCACCTGCTGGCGCCGCCGTACCACCTCAGCCAGACCGTGGTCGGGCTGATCTTCAGCGTGTACCTGGTGGGTACCTTCAGTTCGGCGTGGATGGGCCAGCAGGCCACGCGCTACGGTCGCGGCCGCATCCTGTCGATCTCGTTCGCGTTGATCGGTGCCGGCATCGTGCTGCTGGCGATGCCGTGGCTGAGCGCGATGGCACTCGGTATCGCGCTGGTCACGTTTGGGTTCTTCGGCGGCCATTCGGTGGCCAGCAGCTGGGTCGGCAGCCGCGCAGGTGCAATGCGCGCGGAAGCCTCGGCGCTGTATCTGTTTGCCTACTATCTGGGTTCCAGCGTGCTCGGTGCTGTCGGCGGCCTGGCCTATGCGGCGTGGGACTGGCTGGGCGTGTGCGTGTTCGCTGCCGTGTTGACCCTGATCGGCGGAGGTATTGTGTGGGCGCTGCAGCAGCGCGCCCAGCAGCCGCTGACGGCGTGA